In the genome of Fulvivirga maritima, one region contains:
- a CDS encoding HEAT repeat domain-containing protein yields the protein MKKTLLTISIACLFTFTARSQNIDTYIQSVRTGSYPQIPSAFFSGDMNLMNQLTPYYKDSIDDVRGKAYYIAYRSATNTDNQQIKKVAIEALIEGVKDKDSGLSGDNIEFLTEFDKDLFSAKDQQELLSALSTIKYHKPELIKLIGYLNISEAENTLKSYAASSNRRLQWSALLALSRMGDEASAQKIISILENLPVNDNLVYELAPDLVYTRNKAAFDYLFTIINSNENNCTSADPDNEVAILCGYRVMEYLAPHLTAQPLPTEDGELAVDNYEQALQELRAWYANHQSEYGILEEGY from the coding sequence ATGAAAAAAACACTACTCACCATATCCATAGCCTGTCTCTTCACCTTCACAGCAAGAAGCCAGAATATAGACACTTACATTCAATCCGTAAGAACGGGTTCTTACCCACAAATACCTTCAGCGTTTTTCTCTGGGGATATGAATTTAATGAATCAGCTTACACCATATTACAAAGATTCAATAGATGATGTGAGAGGTAAGGCCTATTACATCGCTTATAGGTCAGCCACTAATACTGATAATCAACAGATCAAAAAAGTAGCTATAGAAGCATTAATTGAAGGTGTAAAAGATAAGGATTCTGGTCTTTCAGGAGATAATATAGAATTTCTCACTGAGTTTGATAAAGACTTGTTTTCAGCCAAAGATCAGCAAGAGCTTTTGTCAGCCTTGAGTACTATAAAATACCATAAGCCAGAACTTATCAAATTAATCGGCTATTTGAATATTTCGGAAGCAGAGAATACATTGAAAAGCTATGCGGCATCCTCAAATCGCAGACTGCAGTGGTCAGCCTTGCTAGCCTTATCGCGCATGGGAGATGAGGCTTCAGCTCAAAAAATCATCAGCATCCTTGAAAACCTCCCGGTAAATGATAACCTGGTCTATGAACTAGCGCCAGATCTAGTCTACACCCGCAACAAAGCGGCCTTTGATTACCTTTTCACCATCATTAACAGCAATGAAAACAACTGCACCTCCGCAGACCCAGATAACGAAGTCGCCATCCTTTGTGGCTACAGAGTAATGGAATACCTTGCCCCACACCTCACCGCCCAGCCCCTCCCCACAGAAGACGGAGAACTGGCAGTAGATAATTACGAGCAAGCCTTACAAGAGTTAAGGGCTTGGTATGCTAATCATCAGTCTGAATATGGTATCTTGGAGGAGGGGTATTAG
- a CDS encoding deaminase domain-containing protein — translation MFDFYKVDRSGGVDTDGAWSREFDTEYVGLSEIANRLKAKKGQVYPEITGEISIASELPYCVSCQGVIQDFATMFPNVDIYLIDGLKNVK, via the coding sequence ATCTTTGACTTTTATAAGGTTGATAGAAGTGGAGGAGTAGATACAGACGGCGCATGGAGCAGAGAGTTTGATACTGAGTACGTTGGGTTAAGCGAAATAGCTAATCGTTTAAAAGCTAAGAAAGGTCAGGTTTACCCAGAAATAACAGGTGAAATATCTATTGCATCTGAACTACCTTACTGTGTGTCTTGTCAAGGTGTTATTCAAGACTTTGCTACTATGTTTCCTAATGTAGACATATACCTAATTGATGGTTTAAAGAACGTTAAATAG
- a CDS encoding OmpA family protein codes for MRKKNFVNLGAGLNYYKTDDEGKEVGYLGVASNYLNNPDISWGQEAYKRERSYSAQAYWRLFNNNGISIGPGGYYLFDNHVHFAQARIQVKKYFENTNPFDLIKNGYLEFYGGYRAQGRIGGGVLIQQPSFRLGVSYDTPSSGNASLAGSAFEVSLAFRNVFKKKSKEQTVITPSEYHIGEVKDIEFARDKKTNTSGKDAQFRPEKGDYNIALRQDFKFGFNESNLNNDAKQYLDELVSLLKAHPNTYLEVIGHTDDIGSESANEKIALQRASVVIDYLISKGISQERLKATGKGDKDPLVPNTSDENRAKNRRVEFVIYE; via the coding sequence TTGAGAAAAAAGAATTTTGTAAATCTAGGAGCAGGTTTAAATTATTATAAGACAGATGACGAAGGGAAAGAGGTTGGATATTTAGGCGTTGCTTCTAATTATCTAAATAATCCTGATATATCCTGGGGGCAAGAAGCATACAAACGAGAGAGAAGCTATAGTGCGCAAGCCTATTGGAGGCTCTTTAATAATAATGGGATCTCTATTGGTCCTGGAGGCTATTATCTTTTTGATAATCATGTGCATTTCGCTCAAGCACGTATTCAGGTTAAAAAATATTTTGAGAACACTAATCCATTTGATCTTATAAAAAATGGTTACCTGGAATTCTATGGCGGATATAGAGCTCAGGGGCGAATTGGAGGAGGTGTGTTAATCCAGCAGCCCTCCTTTAGGTTAGGTGTGAGTTATGATACCCCTTCTTCAGGTAATGCCTCCCTGGCCGGAAGTGCCTTTGAAGTTAGTTTGGCATTTAGAAATGTCTTCAAAAAGAAATCCAAAGAACAGACTGTCATAACTCCGAGTGAATATCATATCGGAGAGGTGAAGGATATTGAATTTGCTCGTGACAAAAAGACAAATACCTCCGGTAAGGATGCTCAGTTCAGACCTGAAAAGGGAGATTATAATATAGCCTTGAGGCAGGACTTCAAATTTGGTTTCAATGAAAGTAATCTTAATAATGATGCTAAGCAGTATTTAGATGAATTGGTCAGTTTACTAAAGGCTCATCCTAATACATACCTTGAGGTGATAGGGCACACTGATGACATTGGTAGCGAAAGTGCTAATGAAAAGATTGCCTTGCAGAGAGCGTCAGTAGTGATTGATTATCTAATTTCTAAGGGTATTTCACAAGAAAGGTTAAAAGCCACTGGTAAAGGAGACAAAGATCCTCTTGTACCTAATACTTCAGATGAAAATAGAGCTAAAAACCGTAGAGTAGAATTTGTTATTTATGAATAA
- a CDS encoding IS3 family transposase, with product MAENFFKILKSELVKHTNFYSIFQAKNDLFEFIEIWYNRKRKHSHLGYKTPEQFNNHNYSKCA from the coding sequence GTGGCAGAAAACTTCTTTAAGATACTGAAGTCAGAACTGGTCAAACATACCAATTTCTATAGTATTTTTCAGGCCAAGAATGACCTGTTCGAATTTATAGAAATATGGTATAATAGAAAAAGAAAACATTCGCACTTAGGATATAAGACGCCTGAACAATTTAATAACCATAACTATTCAAAATGTGCTTAA
- a CDS encoding helix-turn-helix domain-containing protein, with protein MLSLRALDGLSQKELAQLFNTSHTTIGKYERDEMIPSIEAAKKLARILDTTVGYLLGENEQADLFKDKKMLQRLQDILNLPEKEKSSLILTIDHFIKAAKINMM; from the coding sequence TTGCTGTCGCTACGCGCGCTAGATGGGTTATCTCAAAAAGAGCTTGCGCAACTTTTTAATACCTCACATACAACCATAGGAAAGTATGAGCGTGACGAGATGATACCGTCTATTGAAGCGGCTAAAAAACTAGCCAGGATATTAGATACTACGGTAGGTTATTTGCTAGGAGAAAATGAACAAGCTGATCTGTTCAAAGACAAAAAAATGCTGCAGCGACTGCAAGACATTTTAAACCTACCAGAAAAAGAAAAAAGCAGCCTGATTCTGACCATAGATCATTTTATCAAAGCTGCTAAAATTAATATGATGTAA
- a CDS encoding fibronectin type III domain-containing protein, with product MKKYIYFLIFITGCFFSQQVSAQSYPVQATFQLTPPYSLYLSDYAAADNNRFVLNVLLRDLSRQDLQVRLRLTIEGTGVSITTRPDYRPQPLFLQGGMPLMLGAADLGAYFNPENLIFQGISKDQVVRGNALPEGFYRICFEVLEYNLGTEVSNMACGSAWLMLNDPPIINTPFNGEKVRVQDPQTQLFQWTPRHTGSPNSAFSTAYDFELVELWPEGRDPNNAIQSTPPIYETTTYSTSLVYGIAEPPLVPGRRYAFRVRARAINGIEPMDLFKNDGYSEVYSFIYGDACSPPVVVEASTVSSSRIKVSWQTGPAQTEFVVYYRKEGSDDEWQSEKTYLEELTLDGLQPETTYEFQVAALCGAANGGKSGVVTSATSENPVTNYTCGAQPGDIDLENQEALPELNPGDIFKAGDVEVRVINASGSNGTFSGKGHAEMPWLKHVKVRVEFEGIFINTDLQMITGAVTTIFNADSPLMFDLDALGGDDAAEEGGGAEDQEAPFDGTTIKVDGTVASVTVDESGQIIVEKEDGTTETFTQETDPETGERVPTQITDDEGNTYTVDKDGNVSRGGSGEGNTPDTTTESDSVLFVQKELIKEVLKHYKEEINLWLENNGKGPLDEALMRRLIALPDCLPENEEGLEAVLAKIEGYQENPEALLELVKEDDANKARIEELTVKLTGKQPPYAAGLSETEWDELLEMLCPYLVGEEERPELVTIDPITDDQFAAGIDNDKLEITYSIKPTEKYPLQYVKLEVYKNDGVLAYVRSEGLGIGEGKKFEWDGQVNQNIPDGEEIYIRSDESPFIIKIIASTSQDFEDSFQTETQGSVHPDVDAFLDNYEVAKYIEDVAPTSDMDKFEYYQQLATFMYDEVTSDQMDEQVLRNFTNALDYLGDQVRERSFLGRKVIVHDNYWVYLQDIESNLGSGYVNHPDYTMGGFSIRFQRNSTDQVSNHAYGMALDVSWQRNPYLSKGQLYFLQLLTGFKFFQNPSNPEDLKEAHDKLIGFGYQQTDISSIKEGFEHLNKSSLKTENFEMLLNETLGNFRSAASTFSQLVNRNTNLRNEVHFFNQKTPQEIAEIERQLFEELPTEADALLKTVKAIKSTEEINQLYDLYKEGYLKAFLLDKHKSIENETLLTVLNNLKGLFGFEAAIASLKEACEQPENGDYTYWVTNVTIAQPQSIPEATTYQAVGTFIESRKADYKEIFYSISSYSGIISVLNNSATSLAQNGFMLMSAEFAREFLDTGNGDIGWGGNWKRLKDFMHLELVADDKFSISN from the coding sequence ATGAAAAAATATATATACTTTTTAATTTTTATTACGGGCTGCTTTTTCTCCCAGCAGGTAAGTGCCCAATCTTATCCTGTTCAGGCTACCTTTCAGCTTACACCGCCTTATTCATTATACCTTTCAGATTATGCCGCAGCTGATAATAACCGGTTTGTTTTAAATGTGCTCTTGCGAGATCTCTCTCGACAAGATTTGCAGGTAAGACTTAGGCTTACCATTGAAGGAACAGGTGTTTCCATAACTACTCGCCCTGACTATAGACCACAGCCGCTGTTTTTACAAGGAGGCATGCCGCTCATGTTAGGGGCAGCAGATTTAGGAGCCTATTTTAACCCAGAGAATCTTATTTTTCAAGGGATAAGTAAAGACCAGGTGGTTAGGGGTAATGCCCTCCCTGAAGGCTTTTATAGAATATGTTTTGAAGTTCTTGAATATAATTTGGGTACAGAAGTCTCTAATATGGCTTGTGGTTCTGCCTGGCTGATGTTAAATGACCCGCCTATTATTAATACCCCTTTTAATGGTGAAAAGGTAAGAGTGCAAGATCCGCAAACCCAACTTTTTCAATGGACTCCAAGGCACACCGGTTCACCTAACTCTGCTTTTTCTACCGCTTATGATTTTGAACTGGTAGAACTATGGCCAGAAGGAAGAGACCCCAATAATGCTATTCAAAGCACGCCGCCTATTTATGAAACTACCACCTACAGTACCAGCCTGGTTTATGGTATTGCAGAGCCTCCATTAGTGCCTGGCCGGCGTTATGCATTTAGGGTAAGAGCCAGAGCTATTAATGGAATAGAGCCAATGGACCTGTTTAAAAACGATGGGTACAGTGAAGTATATTCATTTATTTATGGAGATGCATGCTCTCCTCCTGTAGTGGTAGAGGCCAGTACCGTGAGCAGTAGCAGAATAAAAGTGAGCTGGCAGACTGGCCCGGCACAAACCGAGTTTGTGGTCTATTATAGAAAAGAAGGCAGTGACGATGAGTGGCAATCTGAAAAAACTTATTTGGAAGAGTTGACATTAGATGGTCTTCAACCAGAAACCACTTATGAATTTCAAGTGGCGGCTTTGTGTGGTGCTGCTAACGGAGGGAAAAGTGGTGTTGTTACCTCTGCTACTTCTGAAAATCCCGTTACCAACTACACCTGTGGAGCCCAGCCCGGAGATATTGATCTGGAGAATCAAGAGGCTTTGCCTGAGCTTAATCCCGGAGATATTTTTAAAGCAGGAGATGTAGAAGTACGCGTTATTAATGCTTCGGGTAGTAATGGTACTTTTTCAGGAAAAGGTCATGCTGAAATGCCATGGCTAAAGCACGTAAAAGTGAGAGTAGAGTTTGAAGGTATTTTTATCAATACAGACCTGCAAATGATCACCGGAGCTGTAACTACTATTTTTAATGCTGACAGCCCCCTGATGTTTGATCTCGATGCGCTGGGAGGTGATGATGCAGCTGAAGAAGGTGGTGGCGCTGAAGATCAGGAAGCTCCTTTTGACGGCACTACCATTAAAGTAGACGGCACTGTAGCGTCAGTAACGGTAGATGAGAGTGGACAGATTATAGTAGAAAAAGAAGATGGTACCACTGAAACCTTCACCCAGGAAACAGATCCTGAAACAGGCGAAAGAGTTCCTACTCAAATCACTGATGACGAAGGCAATACTTATACTGTGGATAAGGATGGAAATGTAAGTAGAGGGGGTTCAGGAGAGGGAAATACACCGGATACCACCACAGAATCTGATAGTGTTTTGTTTGTCCAAAAGGAACTGATCAAAGAAGTATTAAAGCACTACAAAGAAGAAATCAACCTGTGGTTGGAGAACAACGGCAAGGGCCCGTTGGATGAAGCCCTGATGAGAAGGTTGATAGCTTTGCCTGATTGCCTGCCGGAGAATGAAGAAGGATTGGAAGCAGTGTTAGCTAAGATTGAAGGATATCAGGAAAACCCGGAGGCATTGCTAGAACTGGTCAAGGAAGATGATGCGAATAAAGCCAGAATAGAAGAACTCACAGTAAAATTAACTGGTAAACAGCCACCTTATGCAGCGGGTTTATCAGAAACAGAATGGGATGAGCTATTGGAGATGCTTTGTCCGTATTTGGTAGGCGAAGAAGAACGGCCGGAACTGGTGACAATAGACCCCATCACGGATGACCAGTTTGCTGCGGGTATTGACAATGACAAACTGGAAATTACCTATTCAATCAAGCCAACAGAGAAATATCCTTTGCAATATGTCAAACTGGAAGTGTATAAAAATGATGGTGTGCTGGCTTATGTAAGATCGGAAGGTTTAGGGATTGGAGAAGGGAAGAAATTTGAATGGGATGGGCAGGTAAACCAGAATATACCAGATGGTGAAGAAATTTATATCCGTTCAGATGAATCCCCTTTTATCATTAAAATCATTGCCAGTACCAGTCAGGATTTTGAAGATTCTTTTCAAACTGAAACCCAAGGGAGTGTACATCCTGATGTAGATGCTTTCCTGGATAATTATGAAGTAGCCAAATATATTGAAGATGTTGCACCTACAAGTGATATGGACAAATTTGAATATTACCAGCAGTTGGCAACTTTCATGTATGATGAGGTAACCTCTGATCAGATGGACGAACAAGTATTACGGAATTTTACTAACGCACTCGATTATCTAGGAGACCAGGTTAGAGAACGCTCTTTTCTAGGGAGAAAAGTAATTGTACATGACAATTACTGGGTTTATCTACAGGATATTGAAAGCAACTTAGGTAGTGGTTATGTCAATCACCCGGATTATACCATGGGTGGATTCAGTATTCGCTTTCAACGAAACTCCACAGATCAGGTTAGTAATCATGCTTACGGAATGGCCTTAGATGTGAGCTGGCAGCGTAATCCTTATCTGTCGAAAGGGCAGCTTTATTTTCTACAATTGCTTACCGGGTTTAAATTTTTTCAAAACCCATCCAATCCGGAAGACTTGAAGGAAGCTCATGATAAGCTGATCGGGTTCGGCTATCAACAAACAGATATCAGCTCCATAAAGGAAGGCTTTGAACACTTGAATAAGAGCAGCTTAAAAACTGAAAACTTTGAGATGTTATTGAACGAGACACTTGGAAACTTTCGTTCGGCTGCTTCTACTTTTTCTCAACTGGTGAACCGTAACACCAACTTGCGAAATGAAGTGCATTTTTTCAATCAGAAAACACCGCAGGAAATAGCTGAGATCGAGCGGCAGTTGTTTGAAGAATTACCAACCGAAGCGGATGCATTATTGAAAACTGTAAAGGCTATAAAATCCACCGAAGAAATCAACCAGTTGTACGACCTGTACAAAGAGGGTTATTTAAAAGCCTTTTTATTGGATAAGCATAAATCCATTGAGAATGAGACATTACTCACAGTACTCAATAATTTAAAAGGGTTGTTTGGTTTTGAAGCTGCGATTGCCAGTTTGAAGGAAGCTTGTGAGCAACCCGAAAACGGAGATTATACCTATTGGGTCACCAATGTAACGATCGCTCAACCCCAATCTATCCCAGAAGCCACCACCTATCAGGCAGTTGGCACGTTCATTGAGTCAAGGAAAGCAGATTACAAGGAAATCTTTTATAGTATAAGTAGTTACTCTGGGATTATTAGTGTGTTGAACAACAGTGCTACCAGCCTTGCGCAAAATGGATTTATGCTGATGAGTGCAGAGTTTGCCCGTGAGTTTTTAGATACTGGTAATGGTGATATTGGCTGGGGTGGTAACTGGAAAAGATTAAAAGATTTTATGCATCTGGAATTAGTTGCAGACGACAAGTTTAGTATAAGTAATTAA
- a CDS encoding IS3 family transposase: MKEYNHRFGVERMCKVLKVSRSGFYNWSNRRPSMRKLENEKVSAYIRTIHSNSRGRYGSPKITEELRDLGWRISRPRVARIMRNQGIRSIICRKFRGTTTQSRHNYPVAKNLLNRDFQANLPGHKWVSDITYIPTGQGWMYLTIIMDLYDRKIIGWSLSRSMACHDTIWPAWRMALINRPITNQLIFHSDRGVQYATYSFSDHLKSKGIQQSMSRKGNC, encoded by the coding sequence ATAAAGGAATACAACCACAGATTTGGTGTTGAGAGGATGTGTAAAGTACTTAAAGTCAGTAGAAGTGGTTTCTATAATTGGAGCAACAGAAGGCCATCAATGAGAAAGTTGGAGAATGAAAAGGTATCCGCATATATCAGGACTATACACAGCAATAGCAGAGGAAGGTATGGTAGCCCGAAGATCACCGAGGAGTTACGAGACCTGGGTTGGCGTATCTCTCGCCCCAGAGTGGCCAGGATCATGCGTAACCAGGGCATTAGAAGTATTATTTGCAGAAAGTTCAGAGGAACTACCACCCAATCAAGACACAACTATCCAGTAGCTAAAAACCTATTAAACAGAGATTTTCAGGCAAACCTTCCGGGGCATAAATGGGTCTCTGATATTACATACATCCCCACTGGTCAAGGTTGGATGTATTTAACCATCATTATGGATTTGTACGATCGAAAGATTATAGGATGGTCATTGAGTAGGTCTATGGCGTGCCATGATACAATATGGCCAGCCTGGAGAATGGCTTTAATTAATAGGCCAATAACAAACCAATTAATATTTCATTCCGACCGGGGAGTGCAGTATGCCACCTATTCTTTTTCAGATCACCTCAAAAGTAAGGGTATACAACAAAGCATGAGTAGAAAAGGTAATTGCTGA
- a CDS encoding outer membrane protein assembly factor BamB family protein translates to MKQLILATFFSIGLISAQAQTGLYADKSIAEILELKWEFPYEQNDHSHYFIKRVLVKNDLLIHHFNMDFVVDLKTSKQLFFSNPADLQVIKSRLPDSLLVFDLMDKIVIKNMYTGKISLTKRKYKKFGFISDGDFPYFLNDSVLYYVEDKNKLFAFDPFSRKQIWQREFPETVYTFQEYKENLINMTTRTTFYQLDKRTGKTLWSLPIITEGESSLNGELNRQDNKLYIWAESFGLNVVNLDTRQIESTWLKEGGNAGFTMQMIFEGDSIFARTPMNVYCISKISGEVYWMSEDVDIVSEITLSDEYIFFEQDGKESFADVMSAISRTTHKVEYAEFASEKYPPEDPENDVIQSRLDLTRFRFLERSYQGKYLLGDNGRSVYCFEIIEPDQEE, encoded by the coding sequence ATGAAGCAATTAATATTAGCCACCTTTTTTAGCATTGGATTAATAAGTGCACAGGCTCAAACAGGCCTGTATGCGGATAAAAGCATAGCTGAAATCCTGGAATTGAAATGGGAGTTCCCTTATGAGCAAAACGATCATTCTCATTATTTCATCAAGCGTGTACTGGTTAAAAATGACCTACTAATCCATCACTTCAATATGGATTTTGTGGTGGACTTAAAGACCTCTAAGCAATTATTTTTCTCAAATCCTGCTGATCTGCAAGTTATTAAATCCAGGCTGCCAGACAGCCTGCTGGTGTTTGACCTGATGGATAAGATTGTGATCAAAAACATGTACACCGGTAAGATTTCCCTTACCAAACGAAAATATAAAAAGTTTGGTTTTATCAGTGATGGGGATTTTCCTTACTTTTTAAATGACTCTGTTCTTTACTATGTGGAGGATAAAAATAAGCTCTTTGCTTTTGATCCCTTTTCGCGGAAGCAGATATGGCAGCGTGAATTTCCGGAGACAGTATATACCTTTCAGGAGTACAAAGAAAATTTGATCAATATGACCACTCGGACTACTTTTTATCAGTTAGATAAAAGAACGGGTAAAACACTTTGGAGCCTTCCGATCATAACCGAGGGAGAGTCTTCTTTAAACGGGGAACTCAACAGACAAGATAACAAACTCTATATCTGGGCGGAATCTTTTGGATTGAATGTGGTGAACCTAGATACCCGCCAGATTGAATCCACTTGGCTAAAGGAGGGGGGCAATGCAGGCTTTACCATGCAGATGATCTTTGAGGGAGACAGTATATTTGCTCGTACTCCAATGAATGTGTATTGTATTAGCAAAATTTCTGGTGAAGTATATTGGATGTCGGAGGATGTTGATATAGTATCTGAGATCACCTTATCTGATGAGTATATATTCTTTGAACAAGATGGGAAAGAGAGTTTTGCAGATGTAATGAGTGCTATCAGCAGAACTACACACAAAGTGGAGTATGCTGAGTTTGCCTCCGAAAAGTATCCACCGGAGGATCCGGAAAATGACGTCATTCAGAGCCGCTTAGACCTTACCCGTTTTCGTTTCCTGGAACGTTCTTATCAAGGTAAATATCTGTTGGGGGACAATGGTAGAAGTGTTTACTGTTTTGAGATCATTGAGCCAGATCAAGAGGAATAG
- a CDS encoding transposase, with protein sequence MKRARREFDKEFKQMAVNLCLSGKSTREVADELGLRTELVTRWKREYNEYKEGSFSGHGNQNLTSEQKEIARLKRELREVQLERDILKKAVSIFSKGDNKYSGS encoded by the coding sequence ATGAAAAGAGCAAGAAGAGAGTTTGACAAGGAGTTTAAACAGATGGCAGTGAACCTGTGCCTGTCAGGAAAAAGTACAAGAGAAGTAGCTGATGAGCTTGGTTTAAGGACTGAGCTGGTTACCCGATGGAAACGTGAATACAATGAGTACAAAGAAGGTAGTTTTTCAGGTCATGGTAATCAGAATTTAACCTCAGAACAAAAGGAGATAGCCCGTTTAAAACGAGAACTGCGTGAAGTCCAACTAGAAAGGGATATTTTAAAAAAGGCAGTAAGCATCTTCTCCAAGGGAGACAACAAATATTCCGGTTCATAA
- a CDS encoding transposase has protein sequence MISKKRGLIIHAWCLMPSHLHMVISSRNGESLSAIMRDFKKHSNKKLIEEIKLINESRSEWLLRASEKAGRLLKRITANKLWKDGNHPVELYSAELVEQRVDYIHNNPVESEIVDEAENYWYSSARDYAGRKGLIDVELVR, from the coding sequence ATTATCAGCAAAAAAAGAGGATTAATTATTCATGCCTGGTGCCTTATGCCCAGTCACCTTCACATGGTAATCAGTAGTAGAAATGGGGAATCTTTAAGTGCTATTATGAGAGATTTTAAAAAGCATAGCAACAAAAAGCTTATAGAAGAAATTAAATTGATCAATGAAAGCAGAAGTGAATGGCTACTAAGAGCATCTGAAAAAGCAGGAAGATTATTAAAAAGAATTACAGCTAATAAATTATGGAAAGATGGAAACCATCCTGTAGAATTGTATAGCGCGGAACTAGTAGAACAACGTGTTGATTATATTCATAATAATCCAGTCGAGTCAGAGATAGTAGATGAGGCAGAAAATTATTGGTACAGTTCCGCAAGGGATTATGCTGGAAGAAAGGGATTGATAGATGTTGAATTAGTGCGGTAG
- a CDS encoding transposase, whose product MRDQELFQPQDYLTPKWYLFKNSKLGKVYNTIPWSQLSECLPKENRGPGAPRWFSAQGMFGLMFLKSYLNLSDEKLIERFNTDWSLQLFCNKLLDDNQRIKDKAILSRIRTYMADNTDWQQLQEVLIHHWKRDMNNTHVLLMDATCYESYIRFPTDVKLLWESCQWVFEKQLYRWSKILGVKRPRSKYIDQKRKQMSYDRSRKKTYKAGRKRKKALIYLLSKGLGQLQYLLNENPQIQLHFQERSYLKTIKKVLEQQQFLQHHPAKELKNRIVSLPRPYVRPIVRGKETKRVEFGMKAHMLQVDGICFIDAMEFRAFNESTRLKISSLKHRSIFGSLHQLGADRIYATNANRKYLTVRKVFTCFPKKGPKINKPQESKLRSLISNQRATVMEGSFGTHKTAYGLNKIKVKGEKREMIHVFFAVMMANAVKMSKKKSENIPLLQAA is encoded by the coding sequence ATGAGAGATCAAGAGCTTTTCCAACCGCAAGATTACTTAACTCCAAAATGGTACTTATTCAAGAATAGCAAATTAGGTAAGGTTTATAATACTATTCCTTGGAGTCAACTTTCAGAATGTTTGCCAAAGGAAAATAGAGGCCCAGGCGCACCCCGCTGGTTTTCGGCCCAAGGCATGTTTGGTCTAATGTTTCTAAAATCTTATTTAAACCTGAGTGACGAGAAGTTAATAGAACGATTTAATACTGACTGGAGCCTTCAGCTTTTTTGCAATAAATTGTTGGATGATAACCAAAGAATTAAGGATAAGGCCATTTTAAGTAGAATCAGGACGTATATGGCTGATAATACTGATTGGCAACAACTTCAGGAAGTACTCATTCATCATTGGAAAAGAGATATGAATAATACGCATGTTCTCTTAATGGATGCCACTTGCTATGAAAGTTATATTCGTTTTCCTACCGATGTAAAACTACTTTGGGAAAGCTGTCAATGGGTGTTTGAAAAACAGCTTTACAGATGGAGTAAAATATTAGGTGTAAAACGGCCTCGCTCCAAATATATAGATCAAAAACGCAAGCAGATGTCTTACGATCGTAGTCGAAAAAAGACATACAAAGCTGGACGCAAGCGTAAAAAGGCATTGATATATCTACTGTCCAAAGGGCTTGGACAGCTGCAATACTTACTCAATGAAAACCCACAAATACAGCTTCACTTTCAAGAGCGATCATACCTAAAAACAATAAAGAAGGTACTTGAGCAACAGCAATTCTTGCAGCATCATCCAGCTAAAGAATTGAAAAACAGGATAGTATCGCTTCCCAGACCTTATGTCAGGCCTATCGTACGAGGCAAAGAAACTAAAAGGGTTGAGTTTGGAATGAAAGCCCACATGCTTCAGGTAGACGGCATCTGCTTTATTGATGCCATGGAGTTCAGGGCATTCAATGAAAGTACCAGACTAAAAATAAGTAGTTTAAAACATAGATCGATATTTGGTTCCCTTCATCAGCTGGGGGCAGATCGCATTTATGCCACTAATGCCAACAGAAAGTATTTAACAGTAAGGAAAGTGTTCACTTGCTTTCCAAAGAAAGGCCCCAAGATAAACAAACCTCAGGAAAGCAAACTCAGAAGCCTCATCTCTAACCAGAGAGCAACCGTGATGGAGGGAAGTTTTGGTACCCATAAAACGGCTTACGGCCTGAATAAAATCAAGGTTAAGGGAGAAAAACGAGAAATGATACATGTATTCTTTGCCGTTATGATGGCCAATGCTGTTAAGATGAGCAAAAAGAAATCAGAAAACATACCACTACTTCAGGCCGCCTAA